The Ancylobacter sp. WKF20 genome contains a region encoding:
- a CDS encoding ABC transporter ATP-binding protein — translation MSKPLQDQALLTVDDLSVAFAQGGRTTLAVDHVSFTLNRGETLALVGESGSGKSVTALSILKLLQYPAASHPSGRVIFNGADLLAMEEHEIRRVRGNDVTMVFQEPMTSLNPLHTVEQQIGEILFLHKGMRGPSARARVIELLTEVGIADPETRLGAYPHQLSGGQRQRVMIAMALANEPQLLIADEPTTALDVTVQAQILALLKDLQRRLGMAMLFITHDLGIVRKVADRICVMNHGRIVEAGDVATIFEAPQHPYTKALLAAQPRGNPSPPHPEAPVVLEADNLKVWFPIKAGIMRRAVGHIKAVDGVSLAIRRGETLGVVGESGSGKTTLGLALLRLISSQGPIVFMGQNINALGIKEMRAHRNAMQVVFQDPFGSLSPRMSITDIIGEGLRVHQPRLSAEERDARVVAALRDVGLEPETRHRYPHEFSGGQRQRVAIARAIVLEPSFIVLDEPTSALDMIVQAQIVDLLRDLQQKRNLTYMFISHDLRVVAALASRLLVMKGGVVVEQGPAAELFAAPKSAYTRALFAAAFNMETEEGAAQPEVAS, via the coding sequence GTGAGCAAGCCCTTGCAGGATCAAGCACTTCTCACGGTCGACGACCTCTCCGTCGCCTTCGCGCAGGGCGGGCGGACGACGCTGGCGGTCGATCATGTGTCGTTCACGCTGAACCGGGGCGAGACCCTCGCGCTGGTTGGTGAATCCGGCTCCGGCAAATCCGTCACCGCGCTCTCCATCCTCAAGCTGCTGCAATACCCGGCCGCCTCGCACCCCTCCGGCCGGGTGATCTTCAACGGCGCCGACCTCCTCGCCATGGAGGAGCACGAGATCCGCCGCGTGCGCGGCAACGACGTCACCATGGTGTTCCAGGAGCCGATGACCTCGCTCAATCCGCTGCACACAGTGGAGCAGCAGATCGGCGAAATCCTTTTCCTGCACAAGGGGATGCGTGGCCCGTCAGCCCGCGCGCGGGTGATTGAGCTGCTCACCGAGGTCGGCATCGCCGACCCCGAAACCCGGCTCGGCGCCTACCCGCACCAGCTTTCCGGCGGACAGCGCCAGCGGGTGATGATCGCCATGGCGCTCGCCAATGAGCCGCAATTGCTGATCGCCGATGAGCCGACCACCGCGCTCGACGTGACCGTGCAGGCGCAGATCCTCGCACTGTTGAAGGATCTCCAGCGCCGGCTCGGCATGGCCATGCTGTTCATCACCCACGACCTCGGCATCGTGCGCAAGGTTGCGGACCGGATTTGCGTGATGAATCATGGGCGTATCGTCGAGGCCGGCGATGTCGCGACGATCTTCGAGGCGCCGCAACATCCCTACACGAAGGCGCTTCTGGCCGCCCAGCCCCGCGGCAATCCCTCCCCGCCCCACCCCGAGGCGCCAGTGGTGCTGGAAGCGGACAATCTCAAAGTGTGGTTCCCGATCAAGGCCGGAATCATGCGGCGCGCGGTCGGTCACATCAAGGCGGTGGACGGCGTATCGCTCGCCATCCGCCGGGGCGAGACGCTGGGCGTGGTCGGCGAGAGCGGTTCGGGCAAGACCACGCTCGGCCTCGCGCTTCTGCGGCTGATCTCCTCGCAGGGGCCGATCGTGTTCATGGGCCAGAACATAAATGCTCTTGGAATCAAGGAGATGCGGGCCCACCGCAACGCTATGCAGGTGGTCTTCCAGGATCCGTTCGGCTCGCTCAGCCCGCGCATGTCGATCACCGACATCATCGGCGAGGGGCTGCGCGTGCATCAGCCGCGGCTCAGCGCCGAGGAGCGCGACGCCCGCGTCGTCGCCGCGCTGCGCGATGTCGGGCTGGAGCCGGAGACGCGCCACCGCTACCCGCATGAATTCTCCGGCGGCCAGCGCCAGCGCGTCGCCATCGCCCGCGCCATCGTGCTGGAGCCGTCCTTCATCGTGCTGGACGAGCCCACCAGCGCGCTGGACATGATCGTGCAGGCGCAGATCGTCGACCTGCTGCGCGACCTGCAGCAGAAGCGCAATCTCACCTACATGTTCATCAGCCACGATCTGCGCGTCGTCGCCGCCCTCGCCTCGCGCCTTCTGGTGATGAAGGGCGGCGTGGTGGTCGAGCAGGGCCCGGCGGCCGAGCTGTTCGCCGCGCCGAAGAGCGCCTATACCCGCGCTTTGTTCGCCGCCGCCTTCAATATGGAGACGGAAGAAGGCGCCGCGCAACCGGAGGTTGCATCTTGA
- a CDS encoding NUDIX hydrolase, with protein MTERAKAGPLEDRAVEVVSETPIRIGDGFRPYERHHITTSGRGGAPLRQQRDIIRVGPVVATLAYDPDAALFVLIRQFRVAAHLATGRGEIVELAAGLLEPGEVPIEAAARECREEIGVAPRKLLPMFNFLPSPGVSDEYAHVFLALVDSSQAPAEAGEAGETEHTRPLLVPVENALASLTRPDPGIENGFVLLALQWFALNRERVRAWASGA; from the coding sequence TTGACTGAACGTGCCAAGGCCGGCCCGCTCGAGGACCGCGCCGTCGAGGTCGTGAGCGAGACGCCGATCCGCATCGGCGACGGCTTCCGCCCCTATGAGCGCCATCACATTACAACCTCGGGTCGCGGCGGCGCGCCCCTGCGCCAGCAACGCGACATTATACGCGTCGGCCCTGTGGTTGCGACACTCGCCTATGACCCCGACGCTGCACTCTTTGTCCTCATCCGTCAGTTCCGCGTAGCCGCCCACCTCGCCACCGGGCGGGGGGAGATCGTCGAGCTGGCGGCGGGGCTGCTGGAGCCGGGGGAAGTGCCGATCGAGGCGGCGGCGCGCGAATGTCGCGAGGAAATCGGCGTGGCCCCGCGTAAACTCCTGCCGATGTTCAATTTTCTGCCGAGCCCCGGCGTTTCCGACGAATACGCGCATGTCTTTCTCGCCCTCGTCGATTCATCGCAGGCTCCTGCCGAGGCCGGTGAGGCCGGTGAGACCGAGCACACGCGCCCGCTGCTGGTGCCGGTCGAGAACGCCCTCGCCAGCCTCACGCGCCCCGATCCAGGCATCGAGAACGGCTTCGTCCTGCTGGCGCTGCAATGGTTCGCGCTGAACCGGGAGCGTGTTCGCGCGTGGGCGTCAGGCGCCTGA